In Mercurialis annua linkage group LG6, ddMerAnnu1.2, whole genome shotgun sequence, the following are encoded in one genomic region:
- the LOC126688335 gene encoding chlorophyll a-b binding protein CP24 10A, chloroplastic: MAAASGALLNGLGSSFLCGGKKAQALLGVNGSSRISNGGSRKFVVVMAAAQAKKSWIPAVKGGPGFLDPEWLDGSLPGDFGFDPIGLGKDPSFLKWYREAELIHGRWAMAAVLGIFVGQAWSGIPWFEAGADPGAIAPFSFGSLLGTQLLLMGWVESKRWVDFFNPDSQSVEWATPWSKTAENFANFTGEQGYPGGKFFDPLGFAGELKDGVYIPDVDKLERLKLAEIKHARLAMLAMLIFYFEAGQGKTPLGALGL; encoded by the exons ATGGCTGCTGCTTCCGGTGCTTTACTCAACGGCTTAGGCTCTTCTTTCTTGTGCGGAGGCAAAAAGGCCCAAGCTTTGCTAGGTGTTAATGGAAGTAGCAGAATCAGCAATGGCGGATCAAGAAAGTTTGTTGTTGTTATGGCTGCTGCCCAAGCTAAGAAATCTTGGATCCCTGCCGTAAAAGGCGGCCCCGGTTTCCTTGATCCCGAGTGGCTCGATGGCTC ACTCCCAGGTGACTTTGGATTCGACCCCATAGGACTAGGGAAGGACCCGTCGTTCCTGAAATGGTACAGAGAGGCGGAGCTCATCCACGGGCGCTGGGCGATGGCTGCAGTGCTCGGTATCTTTGTAGGACAAGCGTGGAGTGGTATCCCGTGGTTTGAGGCTGGGGCGGACCCTGGCGCCATTGCGCCATTCTCGTTCGGGTCACTATTGGGGACTCAGCTTCTGCTGATGGGATGGGTGGAGAGCAAGAGATGGGTAGATTTCTTCAACCCGGATTCACAATCGGTCGAATGGGCGACTCCATGGTCGAAAACCGCGGAAAACTTTGCGAATTTTACGGGAGAGCAAGGATATCCAGGCGGAAAATTCTTCGACCCGTTGGGTTTCGCAGGAGAACTCAAAGACGGAGTTTACATTCCGGATGTCGATAAACTTGAGAGACTCAAACTTGCAGAAATTAAGCATGCTAGATTAGCTATGCTTGCCATGTTGATCTTTTACTTTGAAGCTGGTCAGGGAAAAACTCCTCTTGGTGCTCTTGGCttgtaa